Below is a genomic region from Chloroflexaceae bacterium.
GTTGCAAAGCAGAGTCTCTGGGGCTGGCCCCAACACCCCCGGGTTCCAAAAATGACTTTATCGCGCCGCCGGGGCGCCCCATACCCTGCCGCGAGAGGTGGACTTTATCGCTCCAAGCCAGGGTCGCGTTTCCTTGACAAGCGATCGCCACGATGCTATGCTGGAATACAATAACTTGCGCATACGTTGCGGTCGCGGAGGATCGCGAGGGGTTCAGGCGCGGTCGGGCGGTACACGCCGACCGCGTTCGTGATCAGCGGAGGGGGCGCCCGTGGCCACATGGCCCCCTGTTCCGTGACCTCGCGCCACCCAGAGCAAGAGGAAGCGCGGCTATGGACAGCGATACCGCCATTGTTGTCGGCGGGCAACCCGTCACGCAAACAACCGCTTTGGCGCCTCAGGCTGTGGCAGGAGGGCAGCGCCGTTCCGAGCCGCAATCGCGCGACGAACCTGCCGCAGCCGCTCTCCTGAGCCGCCACCCTATCCTCCAGCACCCCTTTATTGAATCCATAGTCGAACATCTGCGCAAGCAGGATCAGCCCGACGTCAGCCTGGAGAGCGTGCGCGCCGCCTATCTCGAAGCCTATCACAGCCCTGCCGTCGAGGCGCTGATCGCCCGGCTCCTATCCTACCTCCCCGACGCCGATACCGACCTGGTGCGCCGCGCCTATGCCCTGGCCGCCATTGCCCACAGCGGCCAGTATCGACAGAGCGGCGAACCCTACATTGACCACCCCGTCGCCGTGGCGGCGATCATTCTCGATCTGCGCCTGGACGCCGAGTCGGTCGCCGCCGCCCTGCTGCACGACGTGGTTGAAGATACCGGCGTCAGCCTGGAGGTCATTGAGCGGTTCTTCTCCGAAACCATCGCCCACCTGGTTGATGGCGTCACCAAGCTGTCAGGGCTGGAGAACAAGACCAAGGAGGAGTTGCAGGCCGGCTCCTACCGTAAGATGTTCATTGCCACCGCCGATGATCCGCGCGTGATCCTCATTAAACTGGCCGACCGGCTGCACAATATGCGCACCCTGAGCGCTATGCCCCCGGCCAAGCAGAGCCGCGTGGCCCGCGAGACCCTCGATATCTACGCTCCCCTGGCCCACCGTCTGGGGATGTGGCAGGTCAAGTCCGAACTCGAAGATCTGGCCTTCAAGACGCTCTACCCCGAGCGCTACCAGGAGATCTCGGCCGGCCTGGCCATGCGCAAAGAGGCTCGCGAGCGGATCATTCAGCGGGTCATCAAGCGCATGAAAGAGGCCCTTGAGAAGGAGGGCATCCGCGCCCAGGTCACCGGCCGCCCCAAGCATATCTACTCCATCTGGCGCAAAATGGAGCGCAAGGGCGTTCCGCTGGAGCGGATCTACGACCAGCTCGCCATCCGGGTGATTGTGCAGGAGCCAGACCCCGATCGCGCCAAGGGCGCATGCTACCGCGTCCTCGGCCTGGTGCATAGTATGTGGACGCCGGTGCTCTCGGAGTTCGATGATTATATCGCCGTTCCCAAGGAGAGCAGCTACCAGTCGCTGCATACGACGGTGATCATTCCCGGCGGCCATTACTGCGAGGTGCAGATCCGCACCGAGGAGATGCACCAGGTCGCCGAACATGGCATCGCCGCCCACTGGCGCTACAAAGAGGGCTTTGGCCAGCGGAGCGATCAGAATTATGAGGCCAAAATCAAATGGCTGCGCGAGCTGATCTCCTGGCGCATTGAGCTGACCGATGCCCGCGAGTTCATTGAGAGCCTCAAGCCCGAACTCGAAGAACTGGTCTATGTCTTTACGCCCAAAGGCAAGATCATTGACCTGCCCGAGGGTTCGACCCCGGTTGATTTTGCCTACCACATCCACTCGGAGGTGGGCCACAAGTGCATCGGCGCGAAGGTGAACGGTCGCCTCGTCCCCCTCGACTATCGCCTCCAGAACGGCGAGATCGTTGACATTATGACCTCAAAGTCCTCGAAGGGGCCGAGCCGCGACTGGCTGAACTTCGTCAAAACGCCGAGCGCCCGCAACCATATCAAGCGCTTCTTCCGCCGCGCCGAGCGCGAAGAGAACATCGCCGCCGGTCGCGATCTGCTCGAGAAGGAACTCAAGCGGCTGGGGCTGACGGTGAGTTTCGAGCACCTGGCGGAACTGGCAGGCGCGCGCTCGGTCGAGGATCTCTTCCACCACATCGGCACCGGCGAGATCACTGCGCGCACTGTGGCCCAGAAGGCCCTCGCCGAGCAGGAAGAGCAGC
It encodes:
- a CDS encoding bifunctional (p)ppGpp synthetase/guanosine-3',5'-bis(diphosphate) 3'-pyrophosphohydrolase; the encoded protein is MDSDTAIVVGGQPVTQTTALAPQAVAGGQRRSEPQSRDEPAAAALLSRHPILQHPFIESIVEHLRKQDQPDVSLESVRAAYLEAYHSPAVEALIARLLSYLPDADTDLVRRAYALAAIAHSGQYRQSGEPYIDHPVAVAAIILDLRLDAESVAAALLHDVVEDTGVSLEVIERFFSETIAHLVDGVTKLSGLENKTKEELQAGSYRKMFIATADDPRVILIKLADRLHNMRTLSAMPPAKQSRVARETLDIYAPLAHRLGMWQVKSELEDLAFKTLYPERYQEISAGLAMRKEARERIIQRVIKRMKEALEKEGIRAQVTGRPKHIYSIWRKMERKGVPLERIYDQLAIRVIVQEPDPDRAKGACYRVLGLVHSMWTPVLSEFDDYIAVPKESSYQSLHTTVIIPGGHYCEVQIRTEEMHQVAEHGIAAHWRYKEGFGQRSDQNYEAKIKWLRELISWRIELTDAREFIESLKPELEELVYVFTPKGKIIDLPEGSTPVDFAYHIHSEVGHKCIGAKVNGRLVPLDYRLQNGEIVDIMTSKSSKGPSRDWLNFVKTPSARNHIKRFFRRAEREENIAAGRDLLEKELKRLGLTVSFEHLAELAGARSVEDLFHHIGTGEITARTVAQKALAEQEEQQRAANPAFDLPQTPITGRNQPVGVQVVGVGTVYHRLARCCNPVVGEPIVGFVTRGRGITVHRADCRTIVNERDRNRLIDVTWGGQQPRGYPVPIRIESWDRVGLWRDISNVIAEAGINIEKVEQGQTRRAGRAVLHVVLTLQSVSQLATILDRLNRISDVIEARRESGVKTAGD